One Salmo salar chromosome ssa01, Ssal_v3.1, whole genome shotgun sequence DNA window includes the following coding sequences:
- the LOC106611194 gene encoding major vault protein: MLTQDEELWAKNLPQNVETLLASTKDPLADRSDRSKEVEVKDRDKTKVVSYRVPHNAAVQVYDYREKKARVVFGPEMVMLGPDEQFTVLSLSGDKPKRANVIKAVCLLLGPDFFTDIITIETADHARLQLQLSYNWHFDLKSPADPSQAAALFSVPDFVGDACNAIASRVRGAVASVQFDDFHKNSNRIICSSVFGFDDKLTVRPSLRFHQNSLVISSVDIQSVEPVDQRTRDALQKSVQLAIEIPTNSQEAAARHEAERLEQEARGRLERQRITDQAEAERTRKELLELEALSAAVESTGAAKAEAQSRAEAARIQGEAAVNEAKLKAEAQKIEAEGELDRLSKAREQELNYKSAMDRLEVEKQQKLAEIESNRFKKLVDSIGADTLQEMARAGPELQVKLLQSLGLKSTLITDGSSPINLFSMANGLLGALSQSQGQ; this comes from the coding sequence ATGCTGACGCAGGACGAGGAGCTGTGGGCGAAGAATCTGCCTCAGAATGTTGAGACCCTCCTGGCCTCCACAAAGGACCCCCTGGCTGACCGCTCGGACCGCAGCAAGGAAGTGGAGGTGAAGGACCGGGACAAGACCAAGGTGGTGTCCTACAGGGTTCCCCACAACGCTGCCGTGCAGGTCTACGACTACAGGGAGAAGAAGGCCAGGGTGGTGTTTGGGCCAgagatggtaatgttgggtcCTGATGAGCAGTTCACCGTGCTGTCCCTGTCAGGGGACAAGCCCAAGAGGGCCAACGTCATCAAGGCCGTGTGTCTGCTGCTGGGGCCGGACTTCTTCACTGACATCATCACCATAGAGACGGCCGACCACGCACGCCTGCAGCTGCAGCTCAGCTACAACTGGCACTTTGACCTGAAGTCTCCTGCGGACCCGTCCCAGGCTGCGGCTCTGTTCTCGGTGCCTGACTTTGTGGGGGATGCCTGTAACGCCATCGCCTCCCGCGTCAGAGGAGCCGTCGCCTCAGTGCAGTTTGACGACTTTCACAAGAACTCCAACCGGATCATCTGCTCCTCTGTGTTTGGCTTTGATGACAAGCTGACTGTGCGTCCCAGCCTGCGCTTCCACCAGAACAGTCTGGTCATCAGCAGTGTGGACATCCAGTCAGTGGAGCCGGTAGACCAGAGGACCAGAGACGCCCTGCAGAAGAGTGTCCAGCTGGCCATCGAGATCCCCACCAACTCCCAGGAGGCTGCCGCACGCCATGAGGCAGAGCGTCTCGAGCAGGAGGCGCGTGGTCGTCTGGAGAGGCAGAGGATCACAGACCAGGCGGAGGCAGAGAGGACCAGGAAAGAGCTGTTGGAGCTGGAGGCCCTCAGTGCGGCGGTGGAGAGTACAGGGGCAGCCAAGGCAGAGGCCCAGTCCAGAGCAGAGGCAGCCCGTATCCAGGGAGAGGCGGCAGTCAACGAGGCTAAACTGAAGGCTGAGGCCCAGAAGATTGAGGCTGAGGGCGAGCTGGACCGTCTGTCCAAGGCGAGGGAGCAGGAGCTAAACTATAAGTCAGCAATGGATCGTTTGGAAGTGGAGAAACAGCAGAAGCTGGCTGAGATAGAGAGCAACCGCTTTAAAAAGCTGGTGGACAGTATCGGCGCTGACACCCTGCAGGAGATGGCCAGAGCCGGCCCCGAGCTACAGGTCAAGCTGCTCCAGTCTCTGGGTTTGAAGTCAACCCTGATCACAGACGGCTCTTCTCCCATCAACCTCTTCAGCATGGCCAATGGCCTTCTGGGAGCTCTTTCTCAGAGCCAGGGCCagtga